The sequence below is a genomic window from Maridesulfovibrio frigidus DSM 17176.
CCCACTTTGATATTGTCGATGGAGCTACTTCTAAAAGCTCGGCAAGTTTCCGGAGACTGTATCCGGTTCGGGCGCGCAGCTCTTTCAAGGTAAGTTCTGCGCCTGCCCCACGGCTTACAGGAAAAAACTCCATGCCATGATCTTTAATAACTAAATATTCGACCCTCTGCGAAGCGAGTTTATTATCAACTGATCCATCTGAATCCTTAACAAGAATCTCTTTAATCTCAGGTGCGACTTTTAAGACTTTGCGGCCTACTTCTTCCCGATCCATTAAAGGCAAATTATCAGGAAAACCTAACTTCTCTTGTGCTTTCACAAGGCCTGCAAGGTAACCGGCCTGATTAGGCTTACCTTCCTCGATCCTTTTAATAACCCGTGGACTTAAATTTAACCAAATATCTTTCTTCAAAATCAACTCTCTTTAGTCGTTATGAGGCTCTCTTTCGAAGAATAGTTTTTTTGTACAAAGTATCGCAATATTGAGAGTCAACTACTTGGTTGGTCAATGTATTTATGATCACCTTATTATTTAACAGCTAGCTTTGCCATAAATGCATCTTCGATAATGTTGTAAATGGCACTGTCCAATTCAAGTTGAGATATAAAATCTCTGTAGCTAAATTGATTCGTTATTATATCTTTATGCCTATCCCAAATGGCCGGAGGGATACGCCCTTTATGGTTATGATTCAATAGCCCCTCAGCTGCGCGGACTCTTAGATACCATGGGTTTCCAGTTGCAGATAGACTGAGCAAATTCTCAGTGAATTGTTCATCTCCTGTTTTAACGGGAGAAAAATCAATACCTAAGGCATTTGTGACTAAACATGCTGTGCTCTGAATGAAATTGCTATTTAAATAAAATGATTCAGTTTTTTCCCTGTAAGCGTGCTTGGCTCTTCTAATGACTTCCATGTTGTTCCAGATATGGTTGCCAAGGGTTGTTGATAAAAGTTGTGGAGAGAAAACGTACTCCCCTCTCTCAGCCAAGTGCGTTATCGTAAGATTTCTAAATGCAACAAAAAGAACATCTGCATACCATAATACTGAGTGTTTTTCTTCCGGTATAACTGCTAGCAGCTCAAGCAGCGCCTTTGTCTCGTTATAATCTTTTCGGTAGCTCTTTTTAGGTGAGAACTTACTAAAAATATTTGAGAGCCTGTTGTCTTCATCTGAAAGAATTACGCCTTCCTGTTTGAGGTGTTGAATAAAAAGCATCTTTTTTTCAACTAATTCGTCAAATTCTGCCCATGTGTATTTGGAAACAGAGTCCTTTGGGGAAGTACGTTCAATCGTTGCACCTGGCATATCTGACACAATTAGATAATCAATATCGCTGTGCTCAGAGTAGTCCCCTCTTGCGACAGATCCAAATAACATTTTTGATGTAGTACTCATGACGATCTCACAATTTTTTTTACAATAACGCTTGCACAAGCGGTGAGCCAAATAACACCCACTAAGGCTTGAGAAACAATTAGCAACTTGCCTTCAGGGTTAGTTGGAGCGATGGCGCCATAGCCCAGAGTGGTGATCGTCATCACAGAAAAATATAAAGAGTCAACTCCCTTTGAGACGATATCTCCCCCATTTGAACTTCCTTCAATCAATGCTCCAAAGCGGTAATTTATAAATGTAAGAATGCACACGAGCGATAAGCCTGAGAAGAATACATATCGTGAACGCATTCCATATCCAGAAATAAGCATCCATAGGAAATCTACAAGAAATGTAAAAACAAAACGGAAAAGTTTATAAATCCATTTGAATGACAACCTCTTCTGGTTGCCCTTAATTGTTAATCCAAACCTTTTTTGATACCTATTGTACACCTTGTAATAAAACTCTGCATCAGATTGGAAGTTTGGATTCTCAACTTGTTTTGCGTTTTTTTTAAGATCTGCAAAAACTCTTAAGGCTATATTGGGGTGCATCACCTTGCTAATGCCTTTAATTGCCTTTGGGTCAAGATAGCAATTATCCATTGTTGCTCTATAGAAATTACAACCATGGAATTCACAGCCATGGAATTCACAATTTTCAAATTTGGTATCGATAAAGCGACAATCGATAAATTTACAAGATACGAATTCTAGCCCTTTGAGAGTTGTTTTGCTTAAGCTACAATTTTCAAAATGTAATTCTTTTAGCGGTGGAGTTTCACCTTTCACGTATTCCCACAAAGCTGGCCAATATATCCCGTTGTGAAAACCTTTCCCATTGCGCAATACAGTAGAAAACTCTCCCGGGCTCTTAATCTTATCACATTCCCCATGAAGCCTAAAAAATGGGTCTTGACTCACAATCATCCTCCCATACTATTCTGGTCCAATTCAAACATTATATATTCATCCGTACAAGAATATACTTGTTATTTCAAGGTTCATGTATAGTTCTGAACCGTTAGCGAGTTCCTTAAGGTAAACTTCCTCATATTTTACTGTCCATCAAAACCGTTCAATGAAAACGTTATCTAAAGCACGACCTCGTCCATCTATGCTAATTGTCTCAGCTACTACTTGAAGAATTTTTCTAATAGTTGGATACCATTCATAATCCTCTTCAGCCTACTTCAGTAAATCCAATAAAGCTAAACTCATTATTTAAACCTTTTTTACTGCCTCACCTGTTAAGAAATACACATAAACAAGAAACAACCAGTAAGCAATACATGGAATCAGGAGATATAAAAAAGACTTTAATTCTTTGGAGTCAACAAACAAAGGAGTTTTCCCGCTAAATGAAATATTCTAAAGTGGGATACAAGTGGGATAACAAACACCTAAATAAAAAAGGGTTTACAGCTGTAAAGCTATAAACCCTTGATTTATCTGGTACCGGGAGAGAGAATTGAACTCTCATGGTATCACTACCGGCGGATTTTGAGTCCGCTGCGTCTACCAATTCCGCCATCCCGGCACATCGAGAAACTTTTACTATTAGATGAGCCAACAACTGTCAAGACTATTTAATGCAAGGTGTTACCTTTTAACTACTTTATTTTGCTCATATCCATATCCCGGTCAACTTGACCCACCTAAACTCAGCAATATTACTATTTTACAAATACTCCCTCTTGTAAACCGGAATGCTAAATGCTAACCATTTCTGCCTACATTAACTATATATCTACGTGAGTATTTCATGATCCCCACCGGTTCCCTTGTTAACGCTGCATCTATTATCGGCGGCTCACTGATTGGTGTTATGCTGCACAGTAGATTCCCCGAGCGCATCAGACAGATTGTATTTCAAGGGCTAGGCCTTAGCACTATTGTTATAGGTATGCAGATGGCCCTGAAAGTTCAAGACATTCTCATACTCATATTCAGCATACTCATCGGCGGGATAATCGGTGAATTACTAAGACTTGATACACTATTCGAGCGGCTGGCGGGCCGACTCAAAAGAATGGTCGGATCTAAAGAGACAGGCTTCATTGATGGGTTTATTACTGCATCTCTCATTTTCTGTATCGGCGCAATGGCTATAATCGGATCTTTTGAGGAAGGCATTAAAGGTGATCCCACTATCATCTATACTAAATCTATCCTTGACGGCTTTGCCTCAATTGCACTCGCGTCCACTTACGGTATGGGTGTTCTGTTTTCATTCATCCCCGTGCTTCTTTACCAAGGCGCATTGACCATTTTTGCAAACTCTTTCCAAGAATGGTTTTCTCCGCTCTTGATTGAACAGCTCACCGCCACAGGCGGAGTTCTCATTATAGGCATCAGCTTGGTTTTATTGGATGTTAAGAAAATAAATTTATCTAATTTACTTCCATCACTCGGTGTAGTCGTTATACTTACAACTCTTTTCCGCTAATTTTCTTTCCTTTTTTTATTTTTTTTGCTTTTTCTTCATTGAATATTTAACGAGGCTGAGGTTTAATGAACATATGAAAATCCGCTGGAAAATACTCCTCATACTCCTAACGTTCTCTTTGTTACCCCTAATTATAATCCGATTTTATGGTCTAAACTCGCTAACAGACCTCGGCTCAGACCTTCAAATCCAAACGAGAGTAACTCTACTAGAGAGGGCAACAGACAGCCTTGCCCACATGGCCGAAGGAACTGCCGCAATCATTAATCTTGAAGACCGATTATATAGAACGACCCTAAAAAGTGTGCGGTCAGAGGCCGAAAATCTTCTCACAGCCCAAAAAAGCCCTTCGCTTATGCGTCCACCATTCATCACGTCCCCTAAAAAAGTGCTGAATGAACCAACGCTTGTCATAGACCCAAACTACAAAAAAACAGCGATGATGGGCCGCGGCATGCACCGTCAAATGAAACATTCGGAAAAGCCCCCTGAAAAGGGAGATCTTATTGACCTCCCCATCTCGCCTGATCATATGTCCTATTGGCTGTCTCCGGGACTGTCGGAAAGTGAAGCTATGCCCTTCGTCCGTAGGATTTCTCCTCTCTTACATATGTTTCAAGCATGCAGTTCAACGCTTAATACTCTCGCCCTGTGGCAGGAAGTCACCCTTGAAAATGGGCTGCAAGCCACCTATCCGGCGCACAACTCATTTCCGCCGATGTATGACCCGCGTATCAGTCTATGGTATAAAGAGGTCAAAAAAGAGCTTAAAACCGTATGGACTCTCCCTGTCCCCGATCCGGCAACAAGATCCCTGTGTTACCGTCTATCAAGTCCTCTGTTTAATGAAAAAGATGAATTTATCGGTGCTACATCTCTAGTTATTCCTGTGGGAACAACAATTAGCAGCTCAATGATCATAAATGCTGAACAGAATGTTAATATCATGATGGTTTCAACCCGATATGAAAATGATAGTCATAAGGACAAACTGTTGATCGTTGGGCGCAATGAAGGTGCTTTAGAAGAAAGTACTACCAAAAATATAATGGGGCACTTTTGGCAAGCCCCGCCCGAACCGGAATATGTTTTCGAGAACAACCCGGAATTTTCAAGCCTTGTAGATGATATCACAATGCAAAGAGCTGGTGTTCTTCAAATGAATTACAAGGGCATTCCTGCTCTTTGGACGTACAGCCCGATAAATGATTCATTGGCCCTTTTAATCGTAATTCCTGTAAGTGATTTTACTGCTGAAGCAGACGAAGCTGAGCAATACGTAAGCGAGAGTATCACCCGTCAAATTAAAGAGACAACCCTCATCGTTTTATCAATAATTTCATTTCTTAGTATTGTTGCATATTTTGTGTCACAAAGCCTTTCATCTCCCATCCGGCAGATATCAGAGGCCGTTATAAAAGTAGGAAATGGAGACTGGAACGCGCGGGCTGATCTACACTCAAAGGATGAGCTCGGAGAACTTGCTGAGAATTTCAACTTCATGGTTCCTCAACTACGAGAACATTCATCTATACTTCAAGCTCTCTCACTTGCAGATGAGGCTCAGCAAAACTTGCTGCCTCAAACAACACCTGAAGTCTCAGGAGCTGAAATTGGTGCCAAGTGTGTGTTTTCAGAGAAAACCGGCGGCGACTATTTTGATTTCATCGGATGTCAAACATGTGGCAAAGACGTCTTCGCAACCGCGATAGGGGATGTATCGGGACATGGCATTAGCGCAGCACTGCTGATGACCAGCGCCAGAGCATATATTCGCGCTTTGACGGGAAAGGGACGACCACTGGTTGAAGTCGTCAGCAAAGTTAACGCACTTGTAACCGAAGACTGCGCACAGACGGGTCATTTTATGACACTGTTCACTGCTATATGTGACACAAAAAACAAAACGGTTAACTGGATTAGAGCCGGACATGACCCTGGACTCATTTATACCCCTGAAACTGACGAGTTTGAAGAAATGATAGGAACAGGTCTGGCTATAGGAGTTGATGAATACTACCTGTACAAAGAACATTTCACTCAGCTGAAATCGGGCCAGATTCTAACTTTATATACTGATGGAATATGGGAAGCACATAGCCCCAAGGGTGAGCAGTTCAGCAAAGAACAAGTTCGTCAAATAATACGCGAAAACTGTGACAAGCCGGCGCAGGAAATAGTAGAAGAAATTCATACTCAGGTTGCAGCCCACAGGAGAGGCCTCCCGCTTGAAGACGATTGCACCGTCATCATAATTAAATTTTTATGACATATTCAATTTACGAATTGGCGACCTATGCCTTCGATCCCCTACACGCTTTCTGGGAACGCGAGAAAACACAGCGAGCAGTTGCCGGCGTTCTTGTAGCCTGTTTTATAGCTGCGCTTATCGGGATAGAACTTGGCAGACGCGGATGGTTGCCGGAATTCATTGCTACAAAAACACCCGATAACCACTACCACGCTATCGGTATTGCTTTTACGCTGGTTTTAATACTTGAAGTAATCAGTCTGATTTTTGTTCTGCCCTGTTCCTTTGCAAAATCAGTCGGCAAACAATTCGAAATTCTCTGCCTGATTCTGATGCGAAGTTCCTTCAAAGAACTAGTTAATTTCCCCGAACCTATAACTTTCACTGGTGACTTAACCCCAATTTACCGAATTTTATCTGATGGAACGGGTGCCTTTGCCGTATTTGTCCTTCTTGGGATATATTACAAGATACAGCGTCCTCTGCCAGCCTTAAGGCCTGCGTTCAAGTTCCGCTATGTTGCATCTAAAAAGCTGGTAGCTTTATTTATGCTGGTTATTTTTGCAGGGCTTGGAGCATACAATCTGCTATCTCCAGTACTTGGAGTTCACCATTTTGATTTCTTCAGCACCTTCTATACAATTCTTATTTTCAGCGACATATTACTAGTTTTGATTTCCCAGAGATTTCTGCCGTCATTCCATGCCGTATTCAGAAACTCTGGATTCGCACTTGTCACCCTGCTCATAAGGCTTGCACTAGCGGCTCCACCTTTCTACAACGCTATTCTAGGCGTTATTTCAGCAGGTTTCGCAGTATTGTTAACCCTTGCCTATAATTCATTCTACCGGACAAAAACATAACGCTAAACTTCGTCCCGCAGACTACAGAAACAAATACCATCCACCGGAACTACAATATTAACATTCAATTATTCTTAATAACTGGTCAAAACTCCAGACTTATACTATTCGAAAGATAGTTATAAAAAAAAGGAGATTCATATGAGACAGTCTGAATACATTGAACTTGAAGATAAGTTCGGAGCCAATAATTATAAACCCTTAGATGTCATTATCGAAAAAGGCGAAGGTGTATGGGTTTGGGATATTGAAGGCAAAAAATACATGGACTGTCTCTCCGCCTACTCTGCTGTAAATCAAGGCCACTGCCACCCTAAAATAAAACAAGCCATGCTTGAGCAGGCAGAAAAACTAACATTAACTTCCCGCGCTTTCAGAAATGACCAATTGGGCCCTTTCTACGAAGAACTGTGTGCCTTAACAGGTTCGCATAAAGTTCTTCCTATGAATAGCGGCGCTGAAGCCGTCGAAACTGCCATCAAAGCCGTCAGAAAATGGGGCTATCTCGTCAAAGGCGTTCCGGAAGACCGCGCAGAAATAATTGTCTGTGCTGATAATTTTCACGGCAGAACCATCACTATTGTAGGATTCTCAACAGACCCTACCGCCCGCAAGGGGTTCGGCCCTTTTACTCCCGGATTTAAGGTTATTCCTTTTGGAGACTACAAAGCCCTCGAAAACGCAATTACGCCTAACACAGTAGGCTTTTTGGTGGAACCTATACAGGGAGAAGCCGGAGTTATCATCCCGCCGGAAGGGTATTTTAAGAAAGTACGCGAAATATGCACAGCCAATAACGTCACTCTGATTCTTGATGAAATACAGACAGGACTCGGGCGTACAGGAAAATTTCTAGCCGAAGAACACGAAGGAATTGAGGCAGATTTAACATTGATAGGTAAGGCTCTCTCAGGTGGATTCTACCCAGTCTCTGCGGTTCTCTCCAACTCCGAAGTTCTCGGTGTGCTTAAACCGGGAGAACATGGTTCAACTTTTGGTGGAAATCCACTTGCATGCGCAGTAGCAAGAGCCGCTCTTAAAGTTTTAACCGACGAAAAACTTGTAGACAATGCAATGAATGTCGGAGCTAAATTTTTATCAGGCTTAAAAGAAATTAAGAATGCAAAAATTGAAGAAGTCAGAGGCCGTGGACTTCTTCTAGCGGTTGAATTTAAATCAAATGCAGGCGGAGCACGGAGTTACTGTGAGAAGCTTAAAGAACAAGGGCTGCTCTGCAAAGAAACTCATGGCAATATAATCAGATTTGCCCCGCCGCTAGTAATAACGTCTGAACAAGTAGATTGGGCCTTGGACCGGATAAAACCAATACTATCAGAATAACAGCTACATACTATACATACGCACCTAAGATATAAGAAGTATAACAGAAACAGTCGCATAATTAATATGCGACTGTTTCTGTTATAGGATTGAAATATTTTCACATTTATGCTTTGTTTTTAAAAATACACTTTAACAACAATACATAATGAATAAATTAATACATAAAAACTACATTTGCAGATCCTTTATCGCAATTGCGTCCCTCTTATGCCTACTTTTGGGGCCACTTAATGCCTCAGCTTTTCAGCAAGATTTAAGATTTGAAAGAATCTCTTTAAAGGAAGGACTTTCGCAGTCATCGATCTTATGCATGCTGCAAGGTTCTAAAGGTTTTTTATGGTTCGGAACATATGACGGATTAAACCGCTATGACGGCCGACAAATGAAAGTGTATTCCAAATCCAAACTACCGGGATCAATATCCGATAGTAACATTCGCGCGATCTGCGAAGACAGCTCCGGAATGTTATGGGTCGGTACCAAAAGTGGAGGTCTGAATAGCTATGACCGCAAAACTGACTCATTTTCAAGCTTCACTCCTGACAGTGAAAACGCAAACTCAATTTCAAGCAAGACTGTAACTTGCATTTATGAAGACTCAAAAGGACAATTGTGGATAGGAACAGACAAAGGACTTAACCTCTTCGACAGAGCCTCCCTTACTTTTAAAAACTTTAAGACTTCAGACTCTCCCACAAGTATCAGTCATAACGAAATTAGATCTATCTACGAAGACATGCAGGGCCGTTTGTGGGTGGGAACAGCTAAGGGATTGAACCTATTCCTCGCTAAAGAAAATGAATTTAAACATTTTTTTAATGATCCTAAAGATGAACAATCCTTATGCGGAGATACCGTTCTCTGCTTCTACCAAGAGAACAAAGAAGAGCTGTGGATAGGAACTAAAGAAGGAATATCCATCCTTAACACTGCGGACTTTTCCTTATCCACACTATTTAGATCTTTGGAAGTAAATGATATTTTTAAAGATCAATCTGACAATCTATGGTTAGGAACATTAGAGGGACTAGCCAAAAGAGATCCTAAAACAGCACTACTTACACCTGAAAAAATGGATTTCACATTTTTCAAGTACAACCCGCTAGACCCTCAAAGCCTCAGTGATAACAAAGTTACCCATATTTTCGAAGACTTATCAGAAGTTCTGTGGGTCGGAACATACGGGGGAGGGCTGAGCAAGCTTACTCCTAAAATGCAAGAATTTGGCATAATCAGACATCAACCGTGGAAAGAAAATACACTTCCTGGAAAAGAAGTCAGTGCTGTCCTCGAGGACCGTGAAGGGTTACTCTGGATCGGAACGTACAAACATGGCCTAAGTAAATACAATCCTCAAACCGGAGAAATCACAAGTTTTAATTCAAAATCTCCGGAACCTTGGACTCTTTCGGGAAACAGAATTAACTGTTTCTTTCAGGATTCTAAAGGGCTGATATGGGTAGGGACACGCAAAAAAGGCGTTTTTGTAATTGACAAAAGCAAAGGGATTGTATCTCGGTACAAACGAGACAAGAAAAATAAAAACTCTCTAAGCCAAAACAACATATGGTGGATAAATGAAGGAAGCCAAGGCTATATTTGGATAGGCACCAGCAAAAAGGGGCTGAACAGACTTAACCGTGAAACTGGCGATTTTAAAATTTATAAACATTCCGACTCAGACCCACAAAGCATAGCTCACAACCGCGTACGTAATATTTTTGAGGACAGTAAGAATAATTTCTGGATCTGCACCAATGCAGGCATAGACCTTATGAACCGGACAGACGGCACGTTCATTCACCACAAGAGCGATCCGGACAATCCGAAAACCGTATCCAATAACAGGGTAACACCAGTTGCCGAGGCAGCCGACGGCTCTCTATGGATAGGGACTGACGAAGGGCTTAACAGGTTTGACCCGACAACTAAAGAATTCACCAGATACACAAAGAAAAACGGCCTTGCCAATGATGGAATACAAGGACTGTGCATAGATAGGGACGGAGATATCTGGGTCTCGACATTTAAGGGAATCTCACATCTTGACCCTACAACTGGCGAAGTCCTTAACTTCGGTCAATCCGATGGACTGCAGGGTATAGAATTCTGGATCAACTCATATAATAAAGGACAAAGCGGTCTGTTATACTTCGGTGGCCTTGACGGGCTTAACATGTTTAATCCCAATAACATCAAAATCAACCAAACTCCTCCGCCTGTCGTTATCACTAATTTAAACATAATGAACTCGCCGGCAAAACTGACAACAAACATAACAGAAACTAAAGAAATAAACCTTTCATGGAAAGATGCCATGTTTAGTTTCAGTTTCGCTGCGCTAGACTATCAAAACCCGCACTTGAACAAGTACAAATATAAACTCGAAGGTTTTAACGACAACTGGCTAGATGCAAATAAAGGGACCGCAACCTTCACAAACTTTGACCACGGAAGCTATATTTTCAGAGTTAAAGCATCTAACAGTGATGGAATTTGGAACGAAACCGGCACATCAATCAAAATAACTATTACTCCACCATTCTGGAAAACGTGGTGGTTTAAATTTGCCCTACTACTTTTAGGTCTTTTAATCATTTTTGTGGTAATCCACTTCCGCGTAAAATCCATAGAAAAACAAAGAATGAAACTTGCCATTCTGGTGGATGAAAAAACTATTGATCTAAACACTGAGATCGAAAAGCATATGCAGACTGAGGTGGAACTCGAAAAGGCAATAATCAAAGCTGAAAAAGCAAATAAATCAAAGAGTGCATTCCTTGCTAGCATGAGCCATGAGATTCGTACTCCGCTAAACTCTATTATAGGCATCGCAGATCTGCTGAAAGGAACTGACCTTGACGGAGAACAAACAGAATATGTGGACATATTTGAGTCCTCAGGAGAAATTCTTCTCTCAATAATTAATGACATACTTGATTTTTCAAAACTAGAAGCTGAGCATGTTGAACTGGAATCAATTCCGATTGATTTATTGCAGGAAGTTGATGCAATTCTCTATTTACAGGTTGTAACAGCTTCATCACGTGACATAGAACTGGTTTGTAATTTCAAGCCAGATGTTCCTGAATTTGTTATCGGAGATCCTACAAGACTGCGCCAAATCCTGCTTAATATCCTTTCAAACGCAGTTAAGTTTACAAAGAGCGGAGAAGTAAGCATCACAGTCTCACGTGCGCTGAATAACGAAAGCATGAACAATATTGGAAGCATCACGTTCACCATTGAAGATACAGGAATAGGCATTAGTCCTGAACAATTAGAAGAGATATTTGCTCCATTTTCACAAGCGGACTCTTCTACAACCAGGAACTTCGGCGGCTCTGGCCTGGGCCTTTCGATTAGTAAGAAATTAACTGAACTCATGGGCGGAACGCTTAGCGCAACGAGTATTCCGGGCGAAGGGAGCTCTTTTGAAGTAACTCTACCGCTTACAAGAGACCTAGAGTCTCAATCATTTCTTGCACCGGACTTATCTGGCGTGAATTTCATTATAGCTGTGGAAAACCATAAAACCCTTGATTCTACTTGCGATATTTTAAATTACTATAAAGCAACCACAACTCCATGCACCAATGTAAATTCCCTGATGACATTTTTAAAATCCTCGCAGGAACACAAGCCGCAAATACTTATCCTCGACTTGGACTTTGAAAATGGGAATGGCACCCAAATTCTCGAATCAATCACAAGCTCTGGGCTTTCAGTTCCGCCTGTAATGCTGCTGCAACGCGGAGCAAGTTTTGATAGAACTCTCCTGAATCACGAACTGGTCGTATCTGGAATAACAAAACCAATTATGAGGCGGCAACTTCTTCGTTCCATTTTAGAAGTATTAAACTTAAATTCGGATGAAGCTAAAACTTCTACTGGCAAAATCGATATAACCCTGCCACCACTGAAAATTTTGCTCGCGGAAGACAATATTCCAAACCGGGAACTGATTCGTCATTTCTTAAAGAAATCAGATTCAACACTGGTAATGGCCTCCAATGGTGAAGAAGCTTTGAAACTTGCTCTCAATGACAAGTTTGATGTTATTTTAATGGACATGGAAATGCCGGTAATGGATGGCTACCAGTTTTTGAATCAATTCAGAATGGTTGAAAAAAATACACATGGAGAACGCACTCCAGTTATGGCATTAACTGCCCATGCTTCAGCTGAGTACAGGAAGAAATGTATAGATGCCGGAGCCGATGAATTTATATCGAAGCCAATCAAACAAAACATGCTCATTCAAGCAATCTTTGATCTATATAACAAAATGAGAAAATAATGCAGAAACTGGCTCCGCAAACAATCAAATGGGTAAGAGCCTTTCACGTATTAAGCGCATGCCTGTGGGGAGGAGGGGCTCTTTCTATGGTACTGCTTCATTGTGTGTTCACCCCTCATTCAGGAGGAGAATTGTTCGCACGAGACATCTGTCTCAAAATAATTGATGAGTATGTCGTAACGTCTGGCGCTTTCGGATGTCTCATTACTGGATTTATCTTTGCGTGGAAAACACCATGGGGCTTTTTCAAATTCAGATGGGTAACAACCAAATGGATTGTGAACGTTGGCTTCATCGCTTTTGGTTTTCTATTTTACATGCCGTGGCTTGAGCGCATGAGCGATCTTTCCGGCAGTACTAAACTAATGGCCCTGCAAACTCCTGAATATTTGCGTAGCCAACTCTTAAATGAAATTTCTGCATTTATGGTTTTTGGATGTCTGCTGCTATTGGTCTGGATTTCCGTATTCAAGCCTTGGGGCAAAAGCAATTTTACTGTTAAAACTTGACATTCATGCCTTGCAAATGCTTGATTCCTTTTCCGGCAACGGAAACTTTACAGCTTCCATAAAAGCTAAACATAAGCCCATGTGCAAATAATATTTTCCCGGAGGATTTTAGAATGGATAAAGGATACGCAGCAACAATCGCTTCAGACATCATGCAGATGCTGGAAACCACTAAGGCCAGCGGACTGGAAATGAACAGTGGATTCCAGAATGACGCTTTTAAAAGTGAAACATTCATGTTCGGGTACATTTTCTACCCAAGAGAAATCCTCATGAATGTTCCAAACCTCCCGCAGTCCGTAAGAAAGAAAATCAAGAAATCAAATATACTTGGAACTGTT
It includes:
- a CDS encoding hybrid sensor histidine kinase/response regulator — protein: MNKLIHKNYICRSFIAIASLLCLLLGPLNASAFQQDLRFERISLKEGLSQSSILCMLQGSKGFLWFGTYDGLNRYDGRQMKVYSKSKLPGSISDSNIRAICEDSSGMLWVGTKSGGLNSYDRKTDSFSSFTPDSENANSISSKTVTCIYEDSKGQLWIGTDKGLNLFDRASLTFKNFKTSDSPTSISHNEIRSIYEDMQGRLWVGTAKGLNLFLAKENEFKHFFNDPKDEQSLCGDTVLCFYQENKEELWIGTKEGISILNTADFSLSTLFRSLEVNDIFKDQSDNLWLGTLEGLAKRDPKTALLTPEKMDFTFFKYNPLDPQSLSDNKVTHIFEDLSEVLWVGTYGGGLSKLTPKMQEFGIIRHQPWKENTLPGKEVSAVLEDREGLLWIGTYKHGLSKYNPQTGEITSFNSKSPEPWTLSGNRINCFFQDSKGLIWVGTRKKGVFVIDKSKGIVSRYKRDKKNKNSLSQNNIWWINEGSQGYIWIGTSKKGLNRLNRETGDFKIYKHSDSDPQSIAHNRVRNIFEDSKNNFWICTNAGIDLMNRTDGTFIHHKSDPDNPKTVSNNRVTPVAEAADGSLWIGTDEGLNRFDPTTKEFTRYTKKNGLANDGIQGLCIDRDGDIWVSTFKGISHLDPTTGEVLNFGQSDGLQGIEFWINSYNKGQSGLLYFGGLDGLNMFNPNNIKINQTPPPVVITNLNIMNSPAKLTTNITETKEINLSWKDAMFSFSFAALDYQNPHLNKYKYKLEGFNDNWLDANKGTATFTNFDHGSYIFRVKASNSDGIWNETGTSIKITITPPFWKTWWFKFALLLLGLLIIFVVIHFRVKSIEKQRMKLAILVDEKTIDLNTEIEKHMQTEVELEKAIIKAEKANKSKSAFLASMSHEIRTPLNSIIGIADLLKGTDLDGEQTEYVDIFESSGEILLSIINDILDFSKLEAEHVELESIPIDLLQEVDAILYLQVVTASSRDIELVCNFKPDVPEFVIGDPTRLRQILLNILSNAVKFTKSGEVSITVSRALNNESMNNIGSITFTIEDTGIGISPEQLEEIFAPFSQADSSTTRNFGGSGLGLSISKKLTELMGGTLSATSIPGEGSSFEVTLPLTRDLESQSFLAPDLSGVNFIIAVENHKTLDSTCDILNYYKATTTPCTNVNSLMTFLKSSQEHKPQILILDLDFENGNGTQILESITSSGLSVPPVMLLQRGASFDRTLLNHELVVSGITKPIMRRQLLRSILEVLNLNSDEAKTSTGKIDITLPPLKILLAEDNIPNRELIRHFLKKSDSTLVMASNGEEALKLALNDKFDVILMDMEMPVMDGYQFLNQFRMVEKNTHGERTPVMALTAHASAEYRKKCIDAGADEFISKPIKQNMLIQAIFDLYNKMRK
- a CDS encoding DUF2269 family protein, which encodes MQKLAPQTIKWVRAFHVLSACLWGGGALSMVLLHCVFTPHSGGELFARDICLKIIDEYVVTSGAFGCLITGFIFAWKTPWGFFKFRWVTTKWIVNVGFIAFGFLFYMPWLERMSDLSGSTKLMALQTPEYLRSQLLNEISAFMVFGCLLLLVWISVFKPWGKSNFTVKT